The Neobacillus sp. PS3-34 genome has a window encoding:
- a CDS encoding sugar ABC transporter permease, with protein sequence MSLKKKKRKLTKLERSDYAIGYIFMAPSIIYLIFWTILPILVAFFVSFTNYDMLRHDILHPFNGKIKFVGIDNYIMALKNPIFQKAVYQTMYYSLGAVILTTFVGLTLALIAHNAKGKNLFRIAYYIPTVTAIAALVIIFDGMFRPATPVTEFLSYFGIPSVQWREDPRFTMPLAIIMSVWSGAGYSMLIYLAGLQEISNDVYEAASLDGASRIKQFLHITFPLLNNKTFFLMATGFIGALQVYDIAQMLSEYGDAPSTGGSNGSLWTVVYYVYYVGWTQSKMGRAAAISFLLLIIIMAFTFIQRKIFKDQTY encoded by the coding sequence ATGTCATTAAAAAAGAAAAAACGAAAACTCACAAAATTAGAACGTTCTGATTATGCGATAGGCTACATCTTTATGGCACCATCGATTATCTATCTCATATTTTGGACCATTTTGCCAATCTTAGTCGCTTTTTTTGTATCTTTTACCAATTATGATATGCTTCGTCATGATATTTTGCATCCGTTTAACGGCAAAATAAAGTTTGTGGGTATAGACAACTACATAATGGCACTGAAGAATCCTATTTTTCAGAAAGCTGTTTATCAAACCATGTACTATTCGCTTGGTGCGGTCATCTTAACTACCTTTGTGGGACTTACACTTGCACTAATTGCACACAATGCAAAGGGAAAAAATTTGTTCCGAATTGCTTATTATATTCCAACTGTTACAGCCATTGCGGCATTAGTCATTATTTTTGATGGTATGTTTAGACCGGCTACCCCTGTAACTGAATTCTTATCCTATTTCGGCATTCCTTCGGTTCAATGGCGTGAAGATCCAAGGTTTACGATGCCCTTGGCTATCATTATGTCAGTTTGGTCTGGTGCCGGTTATTCCATGCTTATTTATCTGGCGGGGCTTCAAGAAATATCCAATGATGTTTATGAAGCGGCATCATTAGATGGAGCTTCAAGAATTAAACAGTTTTTACATATTACTTTTCCACTTCTTAATAATAAGACTTTCTTCCTGATGGCAACTGGTTTCATAGGTGCCCTGCAGGTATATGATATTGCTCAAATGCTATCGGAATATGGTGATGCACCGTCGACCGGGGGATCGAATGGCTCCCTTTGGACCGTTGTTTACTATGTTTATTATGTAGGATGGACACAAAGTAAAATGGGACGGGCAGCGGCTATTTCCTTCTTGCTCCTTATCATTATCATGGCCTTTACATTTATTCAAAGGAAAATATTTAAGGATCAGACCTATTAA